From one Geoalkalibacter halelectricus genomic stretch:
- a CDS encoding HVO_A0114 family putative DNA-binding protein, with protein MTKPSKHIQVGVEGPDKGFDRFIDAWERAQAGEVQEAEVHLNFEDLAALLSVLTPRRLELLKVLRRQGPLSIRALSKHLERDYKNVHSDVRLLEDVGLVERNKQGALIAPWDAIDATLRLVA; from the coding sequence ATGACCAAGCCTAGCAAGCATATTCAGGTGGGTGTCGAAGGCCCGGATAAGGGGTTTGATCGGTTCATCGACGCTTGGGAGCGTGCCCAGGCGGGAGAGGTCCAGGAGGCTGAGGTCCATCTGAATTTTGAGGATCTCGCAGCGCTGCTTTCGGTCTTGACGCCACGGAGGCTGGAACTGCTCAAGGTTCTGCGCCGGCAGGGACCCTTGAGTATCCGTGCCTTGTCCAAGCATCTGGAGCGGGATTACAAAAACGTCCATTCCGATGTGCGATTATTGGAGGATGTCGGCCTTGTCGAGCGCAACAAACAGGGTGCGCTGATAGCCCCCTGGGATGCGATTGATGCCACCTTGCGATTGGTTGCTTGA
- a CDS encoding toxin-antitoxin system TumE family protein, which yields MKADLIFRDRYVYQDGAIREMVIWRLPTKDNERRHGLKYRLFYGYPDECLVRYDNERGKGDHRHFLGQEDAYSWVSVRKLIADFRADIETLRGEKNDQA from the coding sequence ATGAAGGCTGATCTGATATTTCGCGACCGTTATGTCTACCAGGATGGAGCCATTCGCGAGATGGTCATTTGGCGTTTGCCGACAAAGGATAACGAGCGGCGCCATGGTCTGAAATATCGTCTTTTTTATGGATATCCGGACGAGTGTCTGGTTCGTTACGACAATGAGCGTGGCAAGGGCGATCATCGCCATTTTCTTGGACAGGAAGACGCTTATTCATGGGTGTCGGTTCGAAAATTGATTGCAGATTTTCGGGCAGACATCGAGACGTTGCGGGGTGAGAAGAATGACCAAGCCTAG
- a CDS encoding MbcA/ParS/Xre antitoxin family protein — protein sequence MTEPAQAQEVANRQYVLSKALINAADHLALPKGKLAQILGVSPATISRLYAQTYQLSSDKKEWEFAVLLLRLFRSLDSIVGGSAQDARKWLTSPNQGLGGHKPVALIEKTEGLVRVVNYLDAYRSII from the coding sequence ATGACTGAGCCGGCCCAAGCCCAAGAAGTCGCCAACCGACAATACGTTCTCTCCAAGGCCCTTATCAACGCCGCCGACCATCTCGCCCTACCCAAGGGCAAACTTGCCCAGATCCTCGGCGTGAGTCCGGCGACCATATCCCGGCTTTATGCGCAAACCTATCAGCTCTCCTCGGATAAAAAGGAGTGGGAGTTCGCCGTGCTTCTGCTGCGGCTATTTCGCTCTCTGGATTCCATTGTCGGAGGATCAGCCCAGGACGCCAGAAAGTGGCTCACCAGCCCCAATCAGGGTCTGGGCGGCCATAAACCCGTCGCGTTGATCGAGAAAACGGAAGGATTGGTGCGTGTCGTCAACTACCTGGATGCCTACCGAAGTATCATCTGA
- a CDS encoding RES family NAD+ phosphorylase, giving the protein MSSTTWMPTEVSSEACSWSGRIWRMVEAQHIASTARIVDTREEQELLEEILEESKPPVPPNAQGLDYLLYSPFRYTPLSPSGSRFRGATDPGVFYGAETVRTAAAEVGYWRWRFLQDTSGLERLPPCTFTAFKVPIKTSAVDLRRPPFDRDAALWQHPFDYSATQAFARVARDAGMGAILYFSVRDPDRHFCAAVLMPKAFAAKKPDRTTQTWTLTVSEKEAIWLRHGAESFSLPTAIWRRNGKGE; this is encoded by the coding sequence GTGTCGTCAACTACCTGGATGCCTACCGAAGTATCATCTGAAGCCTGCTCCTGGTCCGGCAGGATTTGGCGCATGGTCGAGGCGCAGCACATCGCATCGACCGCGCGCATCGTGGATACCCGGGAGGAGCAGGAATTGCTTGAGGAGATCCTGGAGGAGAGCAAACCGCCGGTGCCTCCCAATGCGCAGGGGCTGGATTATCTGCTCTACAGCCCCTTCCGATACACACCTCTCTCGCCCAGCGGGTCAAGATTTCGGGGCGCAACCGATCCGGGCGTGTTCTACGGCGCCGAGACGGTCCGCACCGCCGCCGCCGAGGTCGGCTATTGGCGCTGGCGCTTCCTGCAGGATACAAGCGGTCTTGAGCGTTTGCCGCCCTGCACGTTCACGGCCTTCAAGGTGCCGATCAAAACCTCCGCCGTTGACCTGCGCAGGCCGCCCTTCGACCGGGATGCCGCCCTTTGGCAACATCCCTTCGATTATTCCGCAACCCAGGCTTTCGCGCGGGTTGCCAGGGATGCCGGGATGGGTGCCATTCTTTATTTTTCCGTGCGTGATCCAGACAGACATTTTTGCGCGGCGGTGCTGATGCCAAAGGCTTTTGCCGCAAAAAAGCCGGATCGCACCACCCAGACCTGGACATTGACCGTTTCTGAAAAGGAAGCCATCTGGCTGAGACATGGGGCGGAGAGTTTTTCGCTGCCGACTGCTATCTGGAGAAGGAATGGCAAGGGAGAGTGA
- a CDS encoding HepT-like ribonuclease domain-containing protein — MKDRIVYLKTAIDCIARIQEYTQGYNLEDFLSDRKTQDAVIRNLEIIGQALKDYGLDNLTEMDATTPWHKVASLRNILAHEYLGVDLVLLWGTIEMHLGGSSLFRVGNGMKV, encoded by the coding sequence GTGAAAGACAGAATCGTTTATCTGAAGACGGCGATTGATTGTATCGCCCGTATACAGGAATATACCCAAGGCTACAACCTTGAGGATTTTCTGTCGGACAGAAAAACACAGGACGCGGTAATTCGAAATTTGGAAATCATCGGTCAGGCACTCAAGGATTATGGCCTAGACAACCTTACCGAGATGGATGCAACCACCCCTTGGCATAAAGTGGCCAGTCTGCGCAATATCCTGGCCCACGAATATCTGGGTGTCGACCTGGTACTGCTCTGGGGCACCATAGAAATGCATTTAGGCGGCTCTTCGCTATTCCGTGTGGGTAATGGTATGAAGGTGTGA
- a CDS encoding nucleotidyltransferase family protein codes for MGCLYEKLKQEKETILTAARRHHATNVRLFGSVVRGEDHDASDVDFLVDFLPGSTLFDQIELIDELSRILGRKVDVVSSRALNKHLRQRVLDEAISL; via the coding sequence TTGGGCTGTCTATACGAAAAGCTGAAGCAAGAAAAAGAAACGATTCTGACCGCCGCCCGTCGGCATCATGCAACCAATGTTCGCCTTTTCGGTTCCGTGGTTCGCGGTGAAGATCACGACGCAAGCGACGTCGATTTCCTGGTCGATTTTCTGCCCGGCTCGACACTCTTTGACCAGATTGAATTGATTGACGAGCTGTCGCGAATCTTGGGGCGAAAGGTTGACGTCGTCAGTTCTCGGGCATTAAACAAACACCTGCGGCAGCGGGTGCTTGACGAGGCCATAAGCCTGTGA
- the hepT gene encoding type VII toxin-antitoxin system HepT family RNase toxin has product MASMILLTKFDALQRCLARIAAKTPASVDLLQNDLDAQDIIALNLERAVQVCVDIAAHVVAQHSAPAPSTMGEGFDRLHELEVISEQTALRMKNAVGFRNISVHEYQKIDWLIVYRIITEHLDDFRDFARQVLNWTESRGDKSPEDGD; this is encoded by the coding sequence ATGGCTTCGATGATTCTTCTCACCAAGTTCGATGCTTTGCAGCGGTGTCTGGCACGTATTGCCGCCAAGACGCCGGCAAGCGTCGACTTGCTTCAAAACGATTTGGATGCACAAGATATCATCGCCTTGAATTTGGAGCGCGCCGTTCAAGTCTGCGTCGATATCGCCGCCCACGTCGTCGCGCAGCACAGCGCTCCGGCACCAAGTACCATGGGCGAGGGCTTTGATCGACTTCACGAGCTGGAAGTCATTTCGGAACAAACCGCACTGCGAATGAAAAACGCCGTCGGCTTTCGTAATATTTCAGTTCATGAATATCAAAAAATTGATTGGCTCATCGTTTATCGGATTATTACCGAACATCTCGACGACTTCCGGGACTTTGCCCGCCAGGTACTGAATTGGACTGAATCGAGGGGCGACAAATCGCCCGAGGATGGAGATTGA
- the mntA gene encoding type VII toxin-antitoxin system MntA family adenylyltransferase antitoxin, whose product MTNSEQMQTDQIVDIISRTLKEFPEVRFSTLFGSAVQGRMSARSDIDIAVAGERRFSAEFKVRLAQALAAGLKREVDLVDLQSVSGLILEQALCKAVIAKNADPELYARLLKRLWYDQADMVPYVRKILEERTAQWLR is encoded by the coding sequence ATGACCAATAGCGAACAAATGCAGACCGACCAAATTGTCGACATCATCAGCCGCACACTTAAGGAGTTTCCTGAGGTGCGTTTCAGCACCCTTTTCGGTTCCGCCGTTCAAGGGCGCATGAGCGCGCGCAGCGATATTGATATCGCCGTTGCCGGGGAACGAAGGTTTTCCGCGGAGTTCAAAGTTCGGTTAGCTCAAGCACTCGCCGCGGGCTTGAAACGCGAGGTCGATTTGGTCGATCTTCAAAGTGTTTCCGGATTGATTCTGGAGCAGGCCCTTTGTAAAGCCGTCATCGCAAAAAATGCCGATCCTGAGCTTTACGCCCGCTTGCTGAAACGGCTCTGGTACGACCAGGCCGATATGGTGCCCTACGTCAGGAAGATTCTAGAAGAACGGACGGCACAATGGCTTCGATGA
- a CDS encoding type II toxin-antitoxin system RelE/ParE family toxin, with the protein MAKVTWTSEAERWLKDIHDYIAQDNPGAAAKVVNGIFQKVQLLAKFPETGHKFRTEPEGEVRILLYGHYRIAYLWVDEKDVVILGVFHGALDINRYLL; encoded by the coding sequence ATGGCAAAAGTAACATGGACCAGCGAAGCTGAACGCTGGTTGAAGGACATTCACGATTACATCGCGCAGGATAATCCAGGCGCTGCTGCAAAAGTCGTGAACGGCATTTTTCAGAAGGTGCAGCTCTTGGCCAAATTCCCCGAGACCGGACATAAGTTTCGGACGGAACCCGAAGGCGAGGTCAGAATATTGCTCTATGGCCATTACCGTATCGCCTATTTGTGGGTAGATGAAAAGGACGTTGTCATCTTGGGAGTGTTTCACGGGGCTCTGGATATCAATCGCTACCTTTTGTGA
- a CDS encoding HEPN domain-containing protein produces MSQREQALLLLRKAREDEDLLVEIFSSARVSDEIFGFHSQQAAEKLLKAMLADFGVDFPRTHNLRLLMDMLADIGFQLPYKLQDLDFLTPYGTLFRYEYLPSDIKVDRKQFLGMVRDLRELVEKRVF; encoded by the coding sequence ATGAGTCAGCGTGAGCAAGCCCTTCTCTTGTTGCGAAAGGCGCGCGAGGATGAAGATCTTCTGGTTGAAATTTTTTCTTCAGCGCGCGTCAGCGACGAAATTTTCGGTTTTCATAGTCAGCAAGCTGCGGAGAAATTACTCAAGGCAATGTTGGCGGATTTTGGCGTTGACTTTCCGAGAACCCATAATCTGCGACTTCTCATGGATATGCTTGCCGATATCGGTTTTCAATTACCGTATAAACTCCAAGATCTTGATTTTTTGACGCCATACGGAACCCTGTTCCGTTATGAATATTTGCCTTCTGATATCAAAGTGGATCGAAAACAGTTTCTGGGCATGGTTCGAGATTTGCGCGAGTTGGTGGAGAAAAGAGTTTTTTAA
- a CDS encoding nucleotidyltransferase domain-containing protein encodes MVTSDQIVKASKLLAKAANPEKIILFGSYARAEARSDSDIDIMVIEREIDNRVAEMVRLNREIASLRLPIDLLVVSRGMFEKWSDTPGNVYYRAKKEGKVLYESA; translated from the coding sequence ATGGTCACTTCCGATCAAATTGTCAAAGCATCAAAGCTTCTGGCGAAAGCGGCGAATCCTGAGAAAATAATTCTTTTTGGATCGTACGCCCGTGCTGAAGCGCGTTCTGACAGCGACATCGATATTATGGTCATTGAGCGAGAAATCGATAACCGGGTTGCCGAAATGGTTCGCTTGAATCGAGAAATTGCTTCCCTGCGGTTACCGATAGATCTTCTGGTTGTCAGCCGGGGGATGTTTGAAAAATGGTCTGATACGCCTGGCAATGTCTATTATCGGGCTAAAAAGGAAGGGAAGGTTCTTTATGAGTCAGCGTGA
- a CDS encoding CcdB family protein — MAQFDIHAGKGEGVAYLLDLQDDLLGHLATRVVAPLVTPETLGPAMKTVNPRIAVNGVDHILLTHLLAAVPHAALGDPVGTAKMQRAEIVASLDLLFTGI; from the coding sequence ATGGCCCAGTTCGACATCCATGCGGGAAAAGGGGAGGGCGTCGCCTACCTTCTCGATCTTCAGGACGACTTGCTCGGGCATCTCGCGACACGGGTGGTCGCCCCACTGGTCACCCCTGAGACCCTTGGACCCGCAATGAAGACCGTCAACCCGCGCATTGCGGTCAATGGTGTCGACCACATTCTGCTCACCCATCTGCTCGCTGCCGTGCCCCATGCGGCTCTGGGCGATCCGGTCGGCACGGCAAAGATGCAAAGGGCAGAAATCGTCGCTTCGCTGGACCTGCTCTTTACGGGGATATGA
- a CDS encoding type II toxin-antitoxin system CcdA family antitoxin gives MKSTAKKQATNLSIRSDLLKKARARNINLSQTLEENLEKILQEQDRRAWLEQNREAMEAANRFVAEHGLWSDDLRKF, from the coding sequence ATGAAAAGCACGGCGAAAAAACAGGCGACCAACTTGAGCATCCGCAGTGATCTGCTGAAAAAAGCGCGGGCGCGCAACATCAACTTGTCGCAGACCCTCGAAGAAAACCTGGAGAAAATCCTTCAGGAGCAAGACCGCCGGGCGTGGTTGGAGCAGAACCGTGAGGCCATGGAGGCCGCGAATCGATTTGTCGCAGAGCATGGCCTCTGGAGTGACGACCTGAGGAAATTTTGA
- a CDS encoding DUF3150 domain-containing protein, with protein sequence MELLKHLAVIILNIDLWSATSKLSAEDLALNGIDPNKLPPEQLASLGSIRLLGRDALRDLENLKRKAERLCQASGTRFLGGYAIPRDKAAEVVGELEAIKQQFHDKKREFLAGFDAATETWVAKNPPQWAQIIRNAAKSREARAAEILSFNFAAVAVATPEELSDNSGLVEETQGLLGRLYHEVRQSAKTTYEQSFVGRREANRKILRPLMQIRDKLSGLCFVAPQEIGEAIGVIDEVLAKLPPSGPIAGADLDMLAGLVGRRLAHIGQVSMTQPLEEQGEEDSPDDQPIDPGAPLPAPSEACFAPLSFDF encoded by the coding sequence ATGGAACTACTCAAGCATCTGGCCGTCATCATTCTCAACATCGATCTGTGGAGCGCCACCAGCAAGCTCAGCGCCGAGGATCTCGCCCTCAACGGCATCGACCCCAACAAGCTGCCGCCCGAGCAGCTGGCCAGCCTCGGCAGCATCCGCCTGCTGGGCCGCGATGCCCTGCGCGACCTCGAAAACCTTAAGCGCAAGGCCGAGCGGCTCTGCCAGGCAAGCGGCACGCGCTTTCTAGGCGGCTACGCCATCCCGCGCGACAAGGCCGCCGAAGTGGTGGGCGAACTCGAAGCGATCAAGCAGCAATTCCACGACAAAAAGCGCGAGTTCCTCGCCGGCTTTGACGCCGCCACCGAAACCTGGGTGGCCAAGAATCCGCCCCAGTGGGCGCAAATCATCCGCAACGCCGCCAAGTCCCGGGAAGCCAGGGCCGCCGAGATTTTGAGCTTCAACTTCGCGGCGGTCGCCGTGGCCACGCCCGAGGAACTCAGCGACAACAGCGGCCTTGTCGAGGAAACCCAAGGTCTGCTCGGTCGCCTCTACCACGAGGTGCGCCAGAGCGCCAAAACCACCTACGAGCAATCCTTCGTGGGACGCCGCGAGGCCAACCGCAAGATCCTGCGGCCGCTGATGCAGATCCGCGACAAGCTGAGCGGGCTTTGTTTCGTCGCCCCGCAGGAGATCGGCGAGGCCATCGGCGTCATCGATGAGGTGCTCGCCAAGCTGCCTCCAAGCGGCCCCATCGCGGGCGCCGATCTCGACATGCTGGCAGGGCTGGTCGGACGACGCCTGGCGCACATCGGCCAGGTCTCCATGACCCAGCCCCTGGAGGAGCAAGGCGAGGAGGATTCTCCGGACGATCAGCCGATCGATCCGGGTGCCCCTTTGCCCGCGCCTTCCGAGGCCTGCTTTGCCCCCTTGTCCTTTGACTTCTAG
- a CDS encoding WGR domain-containing protein: protein MHTLIYAVRLVSPSVSGGKFWTAELYENGLLQVSFGALRSSGQTHEKRFADRNRAYAYLDAKIQEKKRKGYQVGHQKYASTPEPAATPTPKPNTVEKPRVSPAVDSELALRWDF, encoded by the coding sequence ATGCACACCTTGATCTACGCGGTGCGGCTGGTGTCTCCATCGGTCTCGGGCGGCAAGTTCTGGACGGCCGAGCTCTATGAGAACGGCCTTCTCCAGGTGAGCTTCGGCGCCCTGAGATCCTCCGGGCAGACCCATGAGAAGCGCTTTGCCGACCGCAACCGGGCGTATGCCTACCTCGACGCCAAGATTCAGGAGAAAAAGCGCAAGGGCTACCAGGTTGGGCACCAGAAATACGCCTCCACGCCCGAGCCCGCGGCTACGCCCACCCCCAAACCCAACACCGTGGAAAAGCCCCGCGTCAGTCCGGCCGTGGACAGCGAGCTGGCCTTGCGCTGGGATTTCTAG
- a CDS encoding AAA family ATPase has protein sequence MSTHLHNLLSGNDPVPRIYTVQQAFGLPSQMKIPGYAPGHPLVPEKNPAFVWQPALVKDLIEWLLDPSPDPLWITGPTGCGKTELLVQLGATLHLPTVVVSAKKSTEPDDILGRIRLHNGSTVFEPGVLLRAYAKGYFILFDEIDGYPPDVMLACHRILEKKPVVLDSGEIIEPAARVLLAATANTRGDGEGGEIYTATSIFNLATLNRFEKWVMDYYPPEIETRIIQTALPELNEQAIVCMVKSAKDIRVAFEQGSCPGPISTRDLIRWGRKLLLSAQRTDVKPLYHAFDKAFGNGLNKHVRAALHKILQSHFSVPAP, from the coding sequence ATGAGTACCCATCTGCACAACCTTCTATCGGGCAACGATCCGGTCCCGAGAATCTACACCGTGCAGCAGGCCTTCGGGCTGCCCTCTCAGATGAAGATTCCGGGCTATGCTCCCGGTCACCCCCTGGTGCCCGAGAAAAACCCCGCCTTTGTCTGGCAGCCCGCCCTGGTCAAGGATCTCATCGAATGGTTGCTTGATCCTTCGCCCGATCCGCTGTGGATTACAGGCCCCACGGGCTGCGGCAAGACCGAACTGCTGGTGCAGCTCGGCGCGACGCTTCATCTGCCCACCGTGGTCGTCTCGGCCAAGAAGTCCACCGAGCCCGACGACATCCTGGGGCGCATCCGCTTGCACAACGGCTCGACGGTGTTTGAGCCGGGCGTGCTGCTGCGGGCCTACGCCAAGGGCTACTTCATCCTCTTTGACGAAATCGACGGCTATCCCCCGGACGTGATGCTCGCCTGCCACCGGATTCTGGAGAAAAAACCGGTGGTGCTCGACTCGGGCGAGATCATCGAGCCCGCCGCGCGCGTGCTTCTGGCCGCCACGGCCAACACGCGCGGCGACGGGGAAGGGGGCGAGATCTACACCGCCACCAGCATCTTCAACCTCGCGACGCTCAACCGCTTCGAGAAGTGGGTGATGGATTACTACCCGCCGGAGATCGAAACCCGCATCATCCAGACCGCGCTGCCCGAGCTCAACGAGCAGGCGATCGTCTGCATGGTCAAAAGCGCCAAGGACATCCGCGTCGCCTTTGAACAGGGCAGCTGTCCCGGCCCCATCTCCACCCGCGATCTGATCCGCTGGGGGCGAAAGCTTCTGCTCAGCGCCCAGCGCACCGACGTCAAACCCCTCTACCATGCCTTCGACAAGGCCTTCGGCAACGGGCTCAACAAGCACGTGCGCGCCGCGCTGCACAAGATCTTGCAGAGCCACTTCAGCGTTCCCGCGCCCTGA